The nucleotide sequence ACCGTCAGCAGCTGCTCGATATCCGCGCGCAGTGCATTGACGAACAACCCGACGCTGGTCACGAACGGCGGCAAGGCCGCCAGGATCTGCTGAGCCTGTGCCACATCGACCGCACGCGGGCTCTTCGGATAGAACACCAGGCCGATTGCATCCGCGCCGGCTGCAGTTGCGGCCAACGCGTCCTCGATCCGGGTGATCCCGCAGATTTTGCTACGAACGGCAGGCAAGTGCTGGCACCTTGTAGAGAAAAACCAGATGTTAGCAAAGGCTAACCGCTGTGTTGACGAAATTTCCGCGACAGCTGCATAGCCACTTCGGGCGTCACTGCACCATTACATCAGGCAATCCCGAGAGGAAATGCGGCCCGAGGTAACGCTGCGGCAAGTCGAACTCCTGCGGGTACTCGACCTGAACCAGATAGAGCCCGTAGGGATGCGCCGTGACCCCGCCGGTGCGCCGTACACGACTCTCCAGGACTTCCCTCGCCCACTCGATCGGGCGCTCCCCCGCACCAATGGTCATCAACACACCGGCGAAATTACGCACCATGTGATGCAGAAAGGCATTGGCGCGAATATCCAGCACGATGAAGCGCCCGTGCTCGACCAGATGCAGGTGGTGAACGGTCTTCACCGGCGACTTGGCCTGGCACTGGCGGGCGCGAAAGGCGCTGAAATCATGGGTGCCGACCAGGCTCTGCGCTGCCTGACGCATGCGCTCTATATCCAGCGGGCGGTGGTTCCAGGTGACCTCTTCAGCCATGTGTGCCGGGCGGATCTGATCGTTGTAGATCACGTAGCGATAACGCCGCGCCATGGCACTGAAGCGCGCATCGAACTGCGGCGGCATGCGCCTGGCCCAGCTCACGCTGATGTCGGCAGGCAGATTGAGGTTGGCGCCCATGACCCAGGAATGCATGGTGCGCTCGACCGCGGTGTCGAAGTGCACCACCTGGCCGCTGGCGTGGACCAGCGCATCAGTACGCCCGGCACAACTCAGCACCACCGGCGCACCACCAGCGACCTTCGAGAGTGCCTTTTCCAGGCTTTCCTGAATGGACGGTACGCCAGCACGCTGACGCTGGAAGCCGCGGTACCGCGAGCCTTTGTATTCGACACCCAGGGCGATCCTGGAAATGCCAACGGCAGCCCCAGGGGCTGCCGTTGTCGGTATTGCATCAGACATTTATCAAACCAGTTTGCCGATCAGCTCGCGTGCTTCGTTCTGCTGACCTTCGTTACCTTCCGCGACCACCTCATCGAGAATGTCACGAGCACCTTCGGTGTCGCCCATGTCGATATAGGCACGCGCCAGATCCAGCTTGGTAGCGGTTTCGTCGGTGCCCGAAAGGAAATCGAAATCGTCGTCCACATCCAGTCCCGCGTCAGATTGAGCCAGTGAAGCAGCCGGCTCCGGCGCCAACAGATCGTCATCGAGGTCGCCACTCAGCTGATCCAGCTCGGCGGTGACTTCATCCAGCTGCGCTGCGAAGCTGTCAGTGTTCGGCTGGCTGGCAACGGGCTCGTCGGACAGCGACAGATCGAAATCAGCCGGCAGATCCAGCGCGTTGTCGGCGGCCGGGACAGCCGGCTCATCTTCCAGGCTGAGCATGAAGTCGTCTTCGGCGGAAGCCGGCTTGTCGCTATCCAGGTCCAGGCTGAAATCGGCCAGATCGTCGCCCTGCTCCAGAGCGGCAGCGGTATTGTCCGAGCCCAGCTCCAGATCAAAATCGAGATCGGAAGCTTTCTGCGGCTCGGCCTGAACCGGCAGGTCGAACTCACTGTCGAGGCTCAGATCGTTCAGGTCGGCATCCAGGTCATTCGACTTGGCAACGCTCGGCAGATCGCTGTCCAGGTCATCCAGGCTCAGGTCGAAGGAGTCGTCCAGATCGTTGGACTGTGCCGGGGCAACAGGCTCGTCCAGAGTCAGGTCATCGAGGCTGAACTCGTCCAGTTGATCGGCAGCCGCGTAGCCACCAGCAGCCAACGCCACCATGGCTGGGTACTTGGCTTTCAGCTGATCGACGCTGGCAGCCGCACCACCGATTTCACGCAGTTCCTGCTCCTGGCGAAGGAAACCGTCGCGATCACCCAGCTCGGCATAAACCTCCATCAGTTTCAGACGCAGATCGCTGCGCTGCGGCTCATCATTGATGGCGTTCTGCAGCAGTTCGGCCGCCTGGCTGAACTTGCCATAAGCAATGTAGATATCCGCTTCACCCAGCGCGTCAGCGGTCTGCGGTGTCACACGCTCGGCTTCAGGTTCGGCAAAGTCGCTTGGCGAATCATCGAGGCCGGCGAAACCGTCTTCCGGCATATCCAGATCACTGGCGAAGGTCGAACCCTCGTCGGCAGACAGGCTTTCCTGCAGCTCGGCTTCTTTCATCGCATTGCGACGCGACAGCACCATCAGGGCGATCAGCAGGGCCAGCAGTGCACCACCACCGACGATACCCAGCAGCATCGGATTACCCATCAGGTTATCGATGAAGCTGACAGGCTCGGGCTCCTTGGCAACGACCGGGGCGGCAGGCTTGACTGCCGGGGGTTTCACCGCAGCAGCAGGCTTGGCTGGAGCTTCGGCAGCCGGCTTGGCTGGTTCGGCTTGCGGTGCGGGCTCTTCGCTGTAGTTGTAGTCAGTCGCTGGCGCGGCAGGTTTGGCATCGGCAGCAGGCGCGTCCGCGGTGGGAGCAGCTGGTTTGGCTGCTTCGGCAGGTTTGGGCTCGACCGCTGCCGGTTTCGACTCAGCCGCCGGCGCCTCGACTGCAGGCGCAGCAGGTTTGGCAGGAGTGGATGCAGACGGTGCAGCGGCAGGAGCGACCGGCTCAACTGGCGTCGCAGGTGTTGCCGGCGTGGCAGGTACCGCAGCCTTGCTCTGGCTGGCCAGGTCGGTTTGCAGCTTGGCCAGTTGATTGTCCTTCAGCTCAATCAGTTTTTGCAGCTTGTCCATCTGGCTCTGCAGATCGCTCACGCGGCCTTTCAGGTCTTCGTTCTCGCGACGAGTCGAATCCAGGCTTTCCTTGGTGACGGCCAGTTGATCGTTGAGCGCCTTGCTGTCGCCAGCACCACCCTTCTCGCCTGCGGTTTTACCGGTGGCCGGCGCAACCAGTTTCAGGCTGTCCTTGGTTTCGGTCTTGGCGGGTGCATCACCAGCGCTGGCGCGCTTGGTGGCATCGAGCTGACGCGCGCCAGCAGGGGCCGCGGCAACCGAACGGCCTTCACGCCAGGCGTTGTTCTGCTCCACGACCTGAGCAATGGCCTCGCCCTGGCTGCGGCTAGCGATTTGCGACTCATCGGGCAGACGCAGCACCTGACCGCTTTTCAGGCGGTTGATGTTGCCATCGACGAACGCGTTCGGATTGAGGTCCTGGATGGCCAGCATGGCCTGGTGCACGGAACCGCCCTGACGGGTACGCGCCGCGATTTCCCAGAGCGTATCGCTGGAGGTGGTCTTGTACTCGTTACCCTGCAGCTGGCTGACAGGTGCGGACGGACGCAGCGCGGGAGCGGCCGGGCGTGCGGGAGCGGGTGCAGGCGCCGGGGCGGCAGCTTGCGGTGCAGGTGTGATTGGACGCGGAACAGGCGCGCTGGCCTGCGGACGCGGTGCAGGTGCCGGAGCGGCTACGGGCAGGCGCGGAGTGGCGGCGATCACGGCTTGCGGGGAATAGGTCGGTGGGTCGAGCAGCAGGGTGTACTCACGCAGCAGGCGGCCATTGGGCCACAGCACTTCCACCAGGAAGTTCAGGTAAGGCTCACGTACCGGCTTGCTTGAGGTCACCCGGATCACGCTCTTGCCGTTGGGCTTGATGATCGGGGTGAATTTGAGATCAGTCAGGAAATACTGGCGATCGACGCCTGCCTTGTTGAACTCTTCGGGAGACGCGAGGGTCGGAATCACTTCCGCAGTCCCCAGATCACGCACCTCAAGCAGTTCGATCTCCGCTACCAGCGGCTGGCTCAGCGAGGACCTGAGGGTAACTTCCCCCAGGCCAAGCGCATGCGCCGTACCGGAGGACAGCGCCGAAGCAGCTGCAATTGCCAGCACCAGTTTGCGAACCCGAACCATAGCGTAATCCCTTGTTTTATCTTTTTTTCTCGATAATCGAGAGGATTTTGAAGGTCGCTGCCTGCACCGCTTTTA is from Pseudomonas sp. PDM14 and encodes:
- a CDS encoding FimV family protein, with the translated sequence MVRVRKLVLAIAAASALSSGTAHALGLGEVTLRSSLSQPLVAEIELLEVRDLGTAEVIPTLASPEEFNKAGVDRQYFLTDLKFTPIIKPNGKSVIRVTSSKPVREPYLNFLVEVLWPNGRLLREYTLLLDPPTYSPQAVIAATPRLPVAAPAPAPRPQASAPVPRPITPAPQAAAPAPAPAPARPAAPALRPSAPVSQLQGNEYKTTSSDTLWEIAARTRQGGSVHQAMLAIQDLNPNAFVDGNINRLKSGQVLRLPDESQIASRSQGEAIAQVVEQNNAWREGRSVAAAPAGARQLDATKRASAGDAPAKTETKDSLKLVAPATGKTAGEKGGAGDSKALNDQLAVTKESLDSTRRENEDLKGRVSDLQSQMDKLQKLIELKDNQLAKLQTDLASQSKAAVPATPATPATPVEPVAPAAAPSASTPAKPAAPAVEAPAAESKPAAVEPKPAEAAKPAAPTADAPAADAKPAAPATDYNYSEEPAPQAEPAKPAAEAPAKPAAAVKPPAVKPAAPVVAKEPEPVSFIDNLMGNPMLLGIVGGGALLALLIALMVLSRRNAMKEAELQESLSADEGSTFASDLDMPEDGFAGLDDSPSDFAEPEAERVTPQTADALGEADIYIAYGKFSQAAELLQNAINDEPQRSDLRLKLMEVYAELGDRDGFLRQEQELREIGGAAASVDQLKAKYPAMVALAAGGYAAADQLDEFSLDDLTLDEPVAPAQSNDLDDSFDLSLDDLDSDLPSVAKSNDLDADLNDLSLDSEFDLPVQAEPQKASDLDFDLELGSDNTAAALEQGDDLADFSLDLDSDKPASAEDDFMLSLEDEPAVPAADNALDLPADFDLSLSDEPVASQPNTDSFAAQLDEVTAELDQLSGDLDDDLLAPEPAASLAQSDAGLDVDDDFDFLSGTDETATKLDLARAYIDMGDTEGARDILDEVVAEGNEGQQNEARELIGKLV
- the truA gene encoding tRNA pseudouridine(38-40) synthase TruA; this encodes MSDAIPTTAAPGAAVGISRIALGVEYKGSRYRGFQRQRAGVPSIQESLEKALSKVAGGAPVVLSCAGRTDALVHASGQVVHFDTAVERTMHSWVMGANLNLPADISVSWARRMPPQFDARFSAMARRYRYVIYNDQIRPAHMAEEVTWNHRPLDIERMRQAAQSLVGTHDFSAFRARQCQAKSPVKTVHHLHLVEHGRFIVLDIRANAFLHHMVRNFAGVLMTIGAGERPIEWAREVLESRVRRTGGVTAHPYGLYLVQVEYPQEFDLPQRYLGPHFLSGLPDVMVQ